Proteins encoded by one window of Candidatus Hydrogenedentota bacterium:
- a CDS encoding MoxR family ATPase — protein MPHANTLKFDGTDRYYLDPELKAIVNMALAMEKPLLLTGEAGTGKTQLALEVARALGLDTEILRAKSTIKGEEACYVQDTVLRLNDARFGSGETGRVVDNFFDYIIWGPIGRAFRADKKVVLLLDEIDKTESDVQDNLLDILEECQFTIREVNHTVRADIRPAIFLTSNAKRELSDPFLRRCFCHHIAFPSPDQMHEILKLHFPKTSAKLMETAIAVFYELRERGFEKPPATSELINWIGALERSGEMPNAKEPQLIGILLKRAGDIAMYREGGKGRRYL, from the coding sequence ATGCCGCACGCGAATACGCTGAAATTTGACGGCACGGATCGGTATTACCTCGATCCGGAGTTGAAAGCCATCGTGAACATGGCGCTGGCGATGGAGAAGCCGTTGCTGCTTACGGGCGAGGCGGGCACGGGCAAGACGCAGCTCGCGCTCGAGGTGGCGCGGGCGCTGGGTCTCGATACCGAAATCCTGCGCGCGAAATCGACCATCAAGGGCGAGGAAGCGTGCTACGTACAGGACACCGTCCTACGGCTGAATGACGCACGGTTCGGCAGCGGCGAGACCGGCCGCGTCGTTGACAACTTTTTCGATTACATCATCTGGGGGCCGATTGGCCGGGCATTCCGAGCGGACAAGAAGGTCGTTCTGTTGCTGGACGAGATCGACAAGACGGAGTCGGACGTTCAGGACAACCTGCTCGATATTCTCGAGGAATGCCAATTCACGATTCGCGAAGTGAACCACACCGTGAGAGCGGACATCCGGCCCGCGATCTTCCTGACGTCGAACGCGAAACGCGAGCTGTCCGACCCGTTTCTGCGGCGGTGCTTTTGCCATCACATTGCGTTTCCATCGCCGGACCAGATGCACGAGATTCTCAAGCTGCACTTTCCGAAGACGAGCGCGAAGCTCATGGAGACGGCGATTGCGGTCTTCTACGAATTGCGCGAGCGTGGCTTCGAGAAACCGCCGGCGACGAGCGAACTCATCAACTGGATCGGAGCGCTCGAGCGCAGCGGTGAAATGCCAAACGCAAAGGAACCGCAACTGATCGGCATACTGCTCAAACGCGCCGGCGATATCGCCATGTACCGCGAAGGCGGCAAAGGCAGGAGATACTTGTAG